CTAATTCAGCCAAAACAAGTCCTTGGTTTTCATCTTCAAAAACATCAACCTCAAACATTTGGTTGTTGTATGGTACCAAATATCGTGTTTTGTTAATTACCCCAGGCAAGCACAAAGGCAAAAGCGCTAAAACCTCAGCAACTTCAATTTCCTTTTCCCATTCAAAACGGCTGGTTCCGTTAGCAAAAGATTTTCCTTTAATGGTTATAAAACCTTTGTTTCCTTTTACCCGAACACGAACTACGCGCTCTGAATCTGTTGATAAATAACCCTGAATAATTTTTTCGGAGCTATATTTTTCTGTTAGAAAAACTGTATCTTTAACCGTGTATTTTTTCTCTATTTCAATAGTAGCTGACATAGTAAATTGCTTTAAAAAAGTAAAAATACAATAATTTTAAACTCAGATAACAATGGGCATTTTTATTAAGCATAGTAAGATTTCATTTAAAGCTTTATTTAAAAAATACTTTTTAGATGAAAATTACATTTCTGAAGATCAATTGGGGTATTTAGTAGATTTGGTTCGAACCATTCGTCCAAAAAAAATGGATGCAGACGTAACGCCGGTTTTAGATGCGTACATTGCCTATTTAACAGAAAACCCCGAACAAAAAAAAATAATTGCCAATTACTTGGTTCAGCTTTTTAGCAGCCGTAAGTTGTTTAACTTTTTATCTAACGCAGGCATCTTACGCGATTCGTTTTTTATGCTTGAAGTTAAAAAACGTTTATTTGCTCGAATTTTACCCGAACAGCCGGGAATTGCTTCGTTAGAATATATTTTGGTTCAGGTATTTTACAAACACGATGATTACAAATGGTTACTTAAAATTCCGGACGCAAAAATTATTGAGCTGAACGATATTTTTGGCTTTCAATCTGTTTTTAAAGAAGTAACCAATTACTCGCTAATCGGGCAAATTACTACAAGTTTATCGGTTTTAGGCCAACGCATTACTGGGCGTGTTATGGAATATGAAGTTATTAAAATGGTACCAGAATACGATCACTTTAATAACTTATTCGAATCGTTTGAAAATGAATTGCAAGCCGTTTTAAAAAAAGTGCGCGTGTACAAACCGCATTATATTTCTAGCAGCGATGAAAATTATTTAAAAACTAAAGTTCAGCTACAAAAATGTTATGAGTTTGTTGATTTAGCTTTTAAAAACAGTTCGAAATACGGTATTTCGATGAAGGTAAACCAAAGTTTACTGCGAATCAGACAACAGTTACAACGTATTGAAAGCTTACTAGAAATATTAATTGTTAACCATGCCGACGATCAGATTTTAAGTGCAATTAAAGCGTGGCGCTTAATTATCAAACTGAATTCTATTAAAAACAACGTTGGACAATTAATTAACGAAAGTACACAGTTAATTTCGTACGAAATTACCAAACATACTGCCATTACGGGCGAAAAATATATTACAGAAACCCGAAGCGAATATTATCACATGCTTAAGGCATCGTTAGGCGGTGGTTTTATTGTTGGTTTTTTATGTATTTTTAAATTGTTGTTATCTGGCGTTTCAACCAGTGAATTTGGACATGCCTTTTTATACAGTTTAAATTACGCACTAGGATTTGTAGTAATTTATTTATTACATTATACCTTAGCCACCAAACAACCTGCCATGACGGCGGCAACGTTAAGTAAAACGCTAGAAGAAGATCATCATTCCGGATTAGGTTATCACGAAAAATACTCGAAATTCTCGTTTTTATTTGCTCGTTTATTCCGCAGTCAATTTATTGCTTTTATTGGTAACGTGGTTTTAGCTTTTCCGGTAGCTTTATTATTAGCTTGGTTAATTGATTTAACCTTGCATGTTAACATTGCAGAAATGAAAGCTGATAAATTATTATCTGAAATTAATCCATGGGAATCTTCAATAATACTTTACGCATCTATTGCTGGTATTTATTTATTTATTTCCGGAATTATTTCTGGTAACGTGGCCAATAAATTAAAACACGAAAACATTTGTTACCGTATTAAAGAAAATCCGTTTTTAAAAAATACCATTGGAGCCCAAAAAGCCAGCAAATTTGCTGATTGGGTATTTAAAAATTGGGCCGGAATTGTTTCAAACGCTTGGTTTGGGGTATTTTTAGGTTGTACCGGTACAATTGGCGTGTTTTTAGGTATTAATATTGACATTCGTCACATTACCTTTGCCAGCGGTAACTTTGCACTTGGTTTGTACGGTAAAGGTTTTGATGCCATGCCTATATATTTATATTTGGTGTTTATTAGGCGTATTTATTATCGGATTCTTTAACTTTATTGTTAGCTTCTCGTTATCTTTATTTTTAGCGATGCGTTCAAGAAGCATTCCGTTTAGAGAATTTATATTAGTAAATCAGGCTATTTTTGCCCGTTTTAAAAAACATCCGCAAACATTTTTCTTTCCGCCTAAAAACGCTAAAAAAGAATTTTTATAGAAACCAATTATATCAAAAAGCCAACATAAGTTGGCTTTTTGTAATTTTGTAAAACTTGTTTAACCAATATGCTTCGAAAAATAATACATGTCGATATGGATTCATTTTATGCATCCGTAGAAATACTGGATAATCCGCGTTACGTGGTAAAGCTTTAGCAGTTGGTGGCAATGAAATTCGAGGCGTAATATCAACCGCAAGCTACGAAGCGCGTAAATACGGTGTAAAAAGCGCTATGAGCGGTGCTTTAGCCATAAAGCTTTGTCCGCATTTAATATTTGTTAAACCAAGGTTTGATCGTTACAAAGAAATTTCAAAAAAAATTAGAAGTATTTTTTTAGAATATACCGATTTGGTAGAACCTTTATCTTTAGATGAAGCGTATTTAGATGTAACAACCAATAAAAAAAATATGAAAAGCGCTACTTTAATGGCGCACCAAATAAGGCTAAAAATATTTGCTGAAACGGGGTTAACTGCATCAGCAGGCATTTCGGTTAATAAATTTGTAGCTAAAATTGCAAGCGATATAAATAAACCCAACGGACAATTAACCATAAACCCCGAAGAAGTTGAACCATTTTTAGAAAACTTAGATGTAAAAAAGTTTTATGGAATTGGAAAAAGAACTACCGAAAAAATGTACAATTTGGGTATCTTTACAGGTAAAGATTTAAAATCCAAACCTATAACTTTTTTAGAGGAGCATTTTGGAAAAAGTGGAACACAATATTATTATATTGTAAGAGGCATACATAATAGCGAAGTGAAACCAAACAGAACAGTAAAATCGGTAGGAGCAGAACGTACGTTTGCAGCCAACCTTTCGTCAGAAATTTATTTGCTTGAAAGGTTAGAAAATATTGCTGAGGAAGTAGAAACGCGGCTTAAAAAAAACAAGTTAGCGGGTAAAACCATTACGTTAAAAATTAAATATTCAACTTTTGCCCAACAAACCCGAAGTAAAACCTTGCCTTATTTTATTTCTGACAAAAGCTTGTTGTTAGAAATTGCTAAGGAATTGTTGTTTCAGGAAAAGTTACAAGATTCGGTTCGTTTAATCGGTATTTCATTATCATCTTTAAATAATGAAAAGAAAAAAGAACCCGAAAAGAAAAAACCCGAAGTGATTCAGCTTAAACTTCCGTTTAAAGATATATAAAATAAAAAAAGCAGCTTAAAGCTGCTTTTTTATATGTATTGTAGTTAGTTACGGCTATTAATTTTTGACAACAAACGTAAAAATTCAATATATAACCAAACCAATGTAATTAGTAAGCCCATTGCAGCAAACCATTCCATAAACTTCGGTTGTTGTTTAGCTGCGCTATCTTCAATCAAATCAAAATCTAAAAATAAGTTTAAAGCAGCAATAACAATTACAAATGCACTAAATCCGATGCTCATTAAAGATGATCCGTGGTGAAACATTTGAAAATTGAATACTAAAGATGCGATAAAACTAATTAAATAATAAGTTGCAATAGCCAATGTTGCGGCAATAACCACATTTCTAAAAGTTTGGTTTACTTTTACAATTCTAAATTTGTATAAACCCAAACAAACTAAAAAGGTTACAAAAGTTCCTCCTACCGCTTGAATTACAATTCCTGGATATCTGGCCTCGAAAATAGCTGAAATACCACCAATAAACAAACCTTCAAAAATGGCATAACCTGGTGCTAATTTACCAGATAAATGCGGTTTAAAGGCAGCTATTAAAACCAATACAAAACCAACAATTGCTCCTCCAACAGTTAAAACAATTGGGTTATATCCTGAAGCAGTTAAATACCAAGTTGCAAAAGCACCAACCAACAATAAGGCCAATAAAATAAACGATTTGTTTATTGTGCCCTGAATGGTCATGGTTCCGTTAGTTAAATCAATCGTATTGTATCTTTCAACCGTTTGTGATGCGTTAAAATCTGTTACACCACCTTGTTTCTCTTTCGTAAATTTGTCGTTTTTTAAAAACGGATTGTTCGAATTAAAGTTCATATTTGGTTTTTCTAATTTTACTAAATATATAAATTATTCTTCTATTTGTGATAAGCGTAATGTATTTACCATACCGCGATTTGCTACTGGCATAGCAGCTAAATTTACTAACATATCGCCAGCTTCAACATAACCTTTTTCTTTACAGATGCGGTTAATATCATCAATCGTATCATCAGTACTCCAAAATTTATCGTAATAAAAAGCAGTTACTCCGTACAACAAGTTTAATTGCGTTAAAATGTGTTTGTTAGAAGTAAAAACTAATGTATGCGCTTTCGGACGCCAAGCAGAAACCTGAAACGCAGTGTACCCCGAATTGGTTAAGGTAGTAATTGCTTTGGCATCTGTTTCGTTAGCCATTGTTGCTGCATGATGACAAATGTGCTTAGTAATATAACGCTTGGTTTTAATTTGCACTTGGTTTTGAGGAATTTGAACCAAAGGTGAATCTTCTACGCTATAAATAATTTTTGCCATTGTTTGAATTACCTGAACTGGATAACTACCAACCGAAGTTTCGCCCGATAGCATTACAGCATCAGCCCCATCCATAACCGAGTTAGCAACGTCGTTTACCTCAGCTCTTGTTGGAGTTAATGAAGTAATCATAGTTTCCATCATTTGCGTAGCAATAATAACCGGAATACGTGCTGTTTTTGCACGAGCTACTAATTGCTTTTGGATTAAAGGCACTTCTTCTGCCGGAATTTCAACACCTAAATCACCACGTGCAACCATTAAACCGTCGCAATATTTAATAATTTCATCAATATTAGCAACTGCTTCTGGTTTTTCAATTTTAGCTACAATCGGAATTTTATATTCGGCATGTTCTGCAATAATATTTTGTAAATCTTTTAAATCGTCACCCGTACGAACAAAAGAAAGTGCAATCCAATCTACTTTATTTTCAATAGCAAAAATGGCATCACGCACATCTTTTTCTGTTAAAGCTGGTAATGAAACTTTTGTATTAGGTAAGTTAACTCCTTTTTTAGATTTTAAAGGACCTCCTTGTACAACAACAGCTTTAACTTCTGTTTCGCGGTCAGTTTCAACTACTTCAAAAATAAGTTTACCGTCGTCTAATAAAATACGTTCTCCCGGATTTACATCTTTAGGAAATTGCTTGTAGTTCATGTACACGCGCTCAGCAGATCCTAGAATATCTTCAGCTGTTGTAAATGTAATGTGATCGCCAGGATGAACAAAAACATCTTCTTTCATTACGCCAACGCGTAATTTAGGCCCTTGTAAATCAGCTAAAATAGATGTATTATATTCAAATTCTGCAGTTAATTCTCTAATAATATCTATACGTTCTTTAACGTCAGCATAATCAGCATGCGAAAAGTTAATTCTAAAAACATTAACTCCAGCATCAATCATTTCTTTTATTGTTTCTCTAGAGCTACATGCTGGTCCTAGCGTAGCAACAATCTTTGTTTTTTTTCTGTAAAGCATTTTAAAATAGTAGGTTGTTTATTGATACTAACGTATTTTTATCTAATTCATATATGGCGTCGAGCTCTTTTATTACGTTTAGTTTAGAAATAAATTGCTGAACCGTTTCTGGCAGTAGCGCTTCTTCAACTTTAATAAAATAATCAACGGTGTCGTATTCTGGAATTAGAACAATATCGCTGTATGTATTTGTTAATACTAAGTTTATATCTGAATCAATGCGAGGCTCAGATTCAATTACCGATTTGTTGGCAATTAAGCTCCAAACAATGCGTTCGTTTTTGTCTTCAAATTTAAAAAAATCAAAATTGGTATGGGTGGCAAATTTTGATAAAGTTAATGGGATTAACTCTTTTTCTAGGTTTAATTGACCGTATTTATTTACTAAATAAGCCAATTTATAATCTTCTAATGAAGTGTGAAGTGCAATAATATTAAAATCGTCTGATCCAAAATCATCAATATCTAATATGCTTACTGCCATTGTAATTTTTATTTAAAGATACGATTTATCTTTAACTTAATGAAAAGCGGCTAAAGTATTTAACCTTAATTTAATGAGAATTAATGAGATGGCGGTTCTATAATATCTTGTAAAACAAAATAAGCGCGCTTAGAAGCAATTTCTTCGGCCTTTTTTTTAGAGGTTGCTCGGGCGCGAGCAACAATTTCGTTATCAATTTTTAGCTTTACGCCAAAATATTTTACAGCTTCGTTACCGGTATCTTCAAAAACCTCGTAAAAAAAAGATTTTTTTTGTTTCTGACACCATTCTATCAACAAGCTTTTGTAGCTAATAATTTTTCCTTCAAGCTTTTCAATATCTACATAAGGAACAATAACTTTTTCTTGAATAAAAGTTTTACAACGTTGGTAACCTAAATCAAGGTAAATAGCACCAACAAGGGCTTCGAACAAATTACCGTGAATATTTTCACTAAACTGCGAAGCTACAACTTTACTTTTAACATGATCTACCAAATGCAAAGATTTACCTAATGCATTTAAGTTTTCGCGGCTAACAATTTTAGAGCGCATTTTTGTTAAATAACCTTCATCTCCGGTAGGAACGGTTTCAAAAAGATGTGCTGCTATAATTAAGCCCAACATGGCATCTCCAAGAAATTCTAAACGTTCGTAATTATGCGCACGACCATTTTCATCGATTTTATTCATTGATCGATGGGTAAAGGCACGCTTATAAATCTCTAAATTAATAGGATTGTCATTAATTATCTCCGTTATGGTTTTCAAAAAAATCCCGTCCTCAGGAGTACGGGATTTATTTAAAAACAATTTCTTGAAAATATTCATGAAATAATATTTCTATTTTTCGAATTTTTTAACCAAAACACAAGCATTGTGCCCCCCAAAACCGAATGTATTGCTAATTGCAACTTTAACATCGCGTTTTTGTGCCTCGTTAAACGTAAAGTTTAATTTCGGATCAATGTTCTCATCATCTGTAAAGTGATTAATGGTTGGCGGAACAATTCCGTTTTGAATAGCTAAAATACATGAAATTGCTTCAACCGCTCCAGTTGCACCTAATAAATGCCCGGTCATAGATTTTGTTGAGTTGATATTCATGTTATAAGCATGCTCGCCAAAAACAGCTAAAATAGCTTTAGATTCTGCAATATCTCCTAATGGAGTAGATGTTCCGTGCATGTTAACTAAATCCACATCTTCTGGTTGTAAACCAGCATCACGTAAACAATTAATCATTACATTTTTAGCGCCTAATCCTTCTGGGTGAGGTGCAGTAATATGGTGCGCATCAGCTGACATACCGCCTCCGCCAATTTCACAATAAATTTTAGCACCACGAGCAACAGCGTGTTCGTATTCTTCTAAAACCAAAGCACCAGCTCCTTCTCCTAAAACAAATCCGTCACGGTCTTTATCCATTGGGCGCGATGCCGTTTTAGGATCGTCGTTACGTGTAGATAAGGCATGCATAGCATTAAAACCACCCATTCCTGCAATTGTAACTGCTGCTTCAGAACCTCCGGTTAAAATAACATCTGCTTGTCCTAAACGGATGTAGTTAAATGCATCAATAATTGCATTTGTAGAAGATGCACAAGCCGAAACTGTTGTAAAGTTAGGCCGCGTAATCCGTATTTCATTGAAATTAAACCACCTGCAATATCAGCAATCATTTTAGGGATAAAGAAAGGATTGAATTTTGGTGTACCATTTCCTTCGTTAAAGGCAGTAACCTCGTCCTGAAACGTTTGTAAACCACCAATTCCTGAACCCCAAATAACACCGGCACGGTCTAAATCAATTTTTTCTAAATCAAAGTTTGCATCGGTCATTGCTTCTGAGGCAGAAACCATAGCCAATTGTGCATAGCGGTCCATTTTACGTGCTTCTTTTCGGTCAATAAAATCTTCAGCTTTAAAGTTTTTAACCTCGCAAGCAAATTTTGTTTTAAAATTTGTAGCGTCAAAAAGCGTAATTGGGGCTGCACCACTTACTCCGTTTATTAATCCGTTCCAGAATTCTTGAATATTATTTCCAATCGGAGTTAATGCTCCAAGACCTGTAACTACAACTCTTCTCAATTTCATAATTTGTAAAGGTATATTCCAAACAAAAAACCCATGTATAATCGTTGGCAATCATCATGGGAATGTTATTTATATTAATGACTTGTAATATCTACTAAAATAATAAAAGATAGTTAAAAATAATAACATCCATGCGATGATTTCGCATCGCATGGATTGAGGTTATTATTTTTTAGCTTCTTCGATGTAAGAAATAGCTTGACCAACTGTAGCAATGTTTTCTGCTTGATCGTCTGGAATTTGAATATCAAATTCTTTTTCGAATTCCATGATAAGCTCAACAGTGTCTAATGAATCAGCCCCTAAATCGTTAGTGAAACTTGCTTCAGCAACAACTTCGTTTTCGTCAACTCCTAATTTGTCAACGATAATAGCTTTTACTCTTGATGCAATGTCTGACATAATCTTTTAATTTTAAATTTAATTTGTGGCAAAAATAAAAAACTTTATCTTAATACCACATGAATTGTTTGATAAATAGTCGGAGCTAAGATAAAAATTAATTTTAAATGTAACGATAATTTTTATCATTTCTATTTTTTTATGCTTTTCTTTGTACTTGTTAACCTAAGTATTTATAAGGCTTTATATCTATTTTATATGAAAAACATAATCATTTTCGCATCAGGTAATGGAAGCAATGCAGAACAAATAATTTCGCATTTAAACCAAACAAAAACAGCAAAAGTTGATGCAATTTTAACAAATAAAGCAAATGCGGGGGTACTTGAGCGTGCAAAAAGGCATCAAATTCCATCACATATTTTCTCAAAAACAGATTTAGAGAGCGGAAAAGTTTTAGAAATAGTAAATCAGTACAAACCCGATTTAATTGTTTTGGCTGGTTTTTTACTAAAATTTCCAGAACATATAATTAACGTATATCCAAACCAAGTAATAAATATACATCCAGCCTTGTTACCTAACTACGGAGGTAAAGGCATGTACGGCATGCACGTACATGATGCTGTTTTAGCAAATAAAGAATCGTACACGGGCATTACCATTCATTACGTGAACGAAAACTACGACGAAGGTGCAATTATTAAACAAGAAAAAGTTTTTGTAGGCGATTGTACCACGGCTGATGAAATTGCAACACGCATTCATCAACTCGAATACGAACATTTTCCAACAACTATAAACAAGCTATTAAGTGAGTAATCCACAAATAATTATTTATACCGACGGATCTTCTCGAGGAAACCCGGGGCCGGGCGGTTACGGTGTTATTTTAGAGTTAGTAGGTACCAGCTACAATAAATCGTTCGCAGAAGGTTTTCGGTTAACCACCAACAACCGCATGGAATTATTAGCTGTAATTGTTGGACTAGAAAAAATTACCAAACCCAAACAAAACATATTGGTTGTTTCTGACTCTAAATATGTGGTGGATGCTGTAGAAAAAGGTTGGGTTTTTGGTTGGGAGAAAAAAGATTTTAAAGATAAAAAAATCCGGACTTATGGCAACGCTTTTTACACGTTTACAGACAACATCAGGTTAAGTTTAAATGGATAAAAGGGCATAACAACCACCCGCAAAATGAGTATTGTGATAAAATTGCGGTAGAAGCTGCTTTAAGATCAAATTTAAAACCCGATGTTTGGTACGAACAAAACGAAGCTAAAAATTAACTTTTTAAACCTGTTTTTTTAACATCATTAGCGCCTCAACTTAAATAAAATACTTTGAGCAAATAATAAAAAGCTATATCTTTGCGTCTTATTTTCATGTAAATTAAAATGAATAAATTACTTATAGTAGGGACAGTAGCTTTTGATGCTATTGAAACACCTTTCGGAAAAACAGACAAAATTTTAGGTGGTGCAGGAACTTATATTGGGTTATCTGCTTCACAATTAAACGTAAATTCAGCAATCGTTTCTGTAGTTGGTGGCGATTTCCCTCAAGAATATTTAGATTTATTAACAGCTAAAAACATTGACATTTCGGGTATTGAAGTGGTGAAAGAAGGAAAAACTTTTTTCTGGAGCGGCCGTTACCATAACGACATGAATTCTCGTGATACGTTAGAAACACAATTAAACGTTTTAGCTGATTTTAATCCGGTTGTACCTGCAAACTTTACAGATTCTGATGTAGTTATGTTAGGAAACTTACACCCGTTAATTCAAACCTCAGTTTTAAATCAATTAACAGCTAAACCAAAATTAGTAGTTTTAGATACTATGAACTTTTGGATGGATTGTGCTTTACCAGAATTATTAGACGTAATTAAACGCGTGGACGTAATTACGATTAATGATGAAGAAGCACGTCAACTTTCTGGTGAATATTCATTAGTTAAAGCAGCGGCTAAAATTCATACAATGGGTCCAGAATTTGTTGTTATTAAAAAAGGAGAGCACGGCGCTTTGCTTTTCCATAACGAAAATGTATTCTTTGCACCGGCTTTACCATTAAAAGAAGTTTTTGATCCAACAGGAGCAGGTGATACATTTGCTGGAGGTTTTTCTGGCTACATTGCTCAGAGCGAAAATATCTCGTTTGACAACATGAAAAATGCAATTATCTACGGTTCTACCTTAGCATCTTTCTGTGTTGAAAAGTTTGGTACAGAACGTATGGAAAACTTAACAAGCGACGAAGTAAAAGCACGCTTGCAACAATTTAAAGCTTTAACTCATTACGACATTGAGCTAACAAAATAATTTATAAGCCACCTTGTGTGGCTTTTTTTGACTATAAATACCAAAAACAAACAACACAACAACAATGAGCGACGCATTAAAACACGAATGTGGAATTGCACTTTTACGATTAAAAAAACCGTTAGAATTCTATAAAGAAAAATACGGAACAGCTTTTTATGGCGTGCAAAAAATGTATTTATTACTAGAAAAACAACACAACCGCGGACAAGACGGAGCTGGTTTGGCTAGTATTAAATTTGACATGGAACCCGGAGCACGTTATATAAGCAGAATCCGCTCAAACCAAGCTGCGCCAATTCAAGATATTTTTAAACAAATTAACGAACGCATCAATACCGATTTAGAACAAAATCCGGACAAAGCGAACGATGTAGCTTGGCAAAAAAACAACGTACCTTACATTGGCGAAGTATTTTTAGGCCACGTACGTTACGGAACTTTTGGTAAAAACTCAATAGAAAACGTACATCCATTTTTACGTCAAAACAACTGGATGCACCGCAATTTAATAGTTGCCGGAAACTTTAACTTAACCAATGTTAAAGAATTATTTAGCGATTTGGTACGTTTAGGACAGCATCCTAAAGAAATGGCAGATACGGTAACGGTTATGGAAAAAATTGGTCATTTTTTAGATGACGAAGTAACCGATTTGTATTTAGAATGTAAAAACGAAGGTTTATCAAAACGCGAAGCTTCACCAGAAATAGCAAACCGTTTAGATATTGCTCGCATTTTACGTCGTGCCTCTAAAAACTGGGACGGTGGTTATGCCATGGCAGGTTTATTAGGGCATGGTGATGCGTTTGTAACGCGTGATCCGGCAGGTGTACGTCCAGCATTTTATTATGAAGATGATGAAATTGTCGTGGTAACTTCTGAACGTCCGGTTATTCAAACCGTTTTTAACGTGCCCTACAACGAAATTAAAGAAATTACCCCAGGGCATGCTTTAATTATTAAAAAAGACGGAACCGTAATTGACGCTAAAATTAGAGAACAATTACCTTTAAAAGCTTGTACTTTTGAAAGAATATATTTTTCTCGTGGAAATGATGCCCAAATTTACCAAGAACGCAAAGATTTAGGTAAATTAATCATGCCACAAGTTTTAGAAGCCATAGATTTTGATACCGATAATTCGGTTTTTTCATACATTCCAAACACGGCAGAAACATCGTTTTTTGGTATGGTAAGCGCTGCACAAGATTTTTTAAATCAGCGTAAAATAAAAGCCATTTTAGAGAACCAAAACAACTTAAACGAAGATTTGTTGCAAGATGTACTTTCGGTTAAAATTCGTACAGAAAAAATAGCAATTAAAGATGCAAAACTACGTACGTTTATTACCGAAGATTCATCACGTGATGATTTAGTTGCACACGTTTACGACGTAACTTATGGCGTAGTAAAACCAACT
This genomic window from Flavobacterium agricola contains:
- a CDS encoding PfkB family carbohydrate kinase is translated as MNKLLIVGTVAFDAIETPFGKTDKILGGAGTYIGLSASQLNVNSAIVSVVGGDFPQEYLDLLTAKNIDISGIEVVKEGKTFFWSGRYHNDMNSRDTLETQLNVLADFNPVVPANFTDSDVVMLGNLHPLIQTSVLNQLTAKPKLVVLDTMNFWMDCALPELLDVIKRVDVITINDEEARQLSGEYSLVKAAAKIHTMGPEFVVIKKGEHGALLFHNENVFFAPALPLKEVFDPTGAGDTFAGGFSGYIAQSENISFDNMKNAIIYGSTLASFCVEKFGTERMENLTSDEVKARLQQFKALTHYDIELTK
- a CDS encoding CYTH domain-containing protein translates to MSATIEIEKKYTVKDTVFLTEKYSSEKIIQGYLSTDSERVVRVRVKGNKGFITIKGKSFANGTSRFEWEKEIEVAEVLALLPLCLPGVINKTRYLVPYNNQMFEVDVFEDENQGLVLAELELQNAQQIIDLPDWIAEEVTQDARYYNAYLTQHPFTTW
- the pyk gene encoding pyruvate kinase, with protein sequence MLYRKKTKIVATLGPACSSRETIKEMIDAGVNVFRINFSHADYADVKERIDIIRELTAEFEYNTSILADLQGPKLRVGVMKEDVFVHPGDHITFTTAEDILGSAERVYMNYKQFPKDVNPGERILLDDGKLIFEVVETDRETEVKAVVVQGGPLKSKKGVNLPNTKVSLPALTEKDVRDAIFAIENKVDWIALSFVRTGDDLKDLQNIIAEHAEYKIPIVAKIEKPEAVANIDEIIKYCDGLMVARGDLGVEIPAEEVPLIQKQLVARAKTARIPVIIATQMMETMITSLTPTRAEVNDVANSVMDGADAVMLSGETSVGSYPVQVIQTMAKIIYSVEDSPLVQIPQNQVQIKTKRYITKHICHHAATMANETDAKAITTLTNSGYTAFQVSAWRPKAHTLVFTSNKHILTQLNLLYGVTAFYYDKFWSTDDTIDDINRICKEKGYVEAGDMLVNLAAMPVANRGMVNTLRLSQIEE
- a CDS encoding Bax inhibitor-1/YccA family protein, with the protein product MNFNSNNPFLKNDKFTKEKQGGVTDFNASQTVERYNTIDLTNGTMTIQGTINKSFILLALLLVGAFATWYLTASGYNPIVLTVGGAIVGFVLVLIAAFKPHLSGKLAPGYAIFEGLFIGGISAIFEARYPGIVIQAVGGTFVTFLVCLGLYKFRIVKVNQTFRNVVIAATLAIATYYLISFIASLVFNFQMFHHGSSLMSIGFSAFVIVIAALNLFLDFDLIEDSAAKQQPKFMEWFAAMGLLITLVWLYIEFLRLLSKINSRN
- a CDS encoding amidophosphoribosyltransferase, yielding MSDALKHECGIALLRLKKPLEFYKEKYGTAFYGVQKMYLLLEKQHNRGQDGAGLASIKFDMEPGARYISRIRSNQAAPIQDIFKQINERINTDLEQNPDKANDVAWQKNNVPYIGEVFLGHVRYGTFGKNSIENVHPFLRQNNWMHRNLIVAGNFNLTNVKELFSDLVRLGQHPKEMADTVTVMEKIGHFLDDEVTDLYLECKNEGLSKREASPEIANRLDIARILRRASKNWDGGYAMAGLLGHGDAFVTRDPAGVRPAFYYEDDEIVVVTSERPVIQTVFNVPYNEIKEITPGHALIIKKDGTVIDAKIREQLPLKACTFERIYFSRGNDAQIYQERKDLGKLIMPQVLEAIDFDTDNSVFSYIPNTAETSFFGMVSAAQDFLNQRKIKAILENQNNLNEDLLQDVLSVKIRTEKIAIKDAKLRTFITEDSSRDDLVAHVYDVTYGVVKPTDNLVIIDDSIVRGTTLKNSIIKMLDRLQPKQIVVVSSAPQIRYPDCYGIDMAKLEGLIAFQATLALLKERNLYHLIEEVYQKSKAQENLPDDEIVNHVKTIYEPFTDQEISDKIAELVTPKDIQSPVKIIFQSVSNLHKACPDNLGDWYFTGDYPTAGGNRVVNKAFINFYEGNNDRAY
- the purN gene encoding phosphoribosylglycinamide formyltransferase produces the protein MKNIIIFASGNGSNAEQIISHLNQTKTAKVDAILTNKANAGVLERAKRHQIPSHIFSKTDLESGKVLEIVNQYKPDLIVLAGFLLKFPEHIINVYPNQVINIHPALLPNYGGKGMYGMHVHDAVLANKESYTGITIHYVNENYDEGAIIKQEKVFVGDCTTADEIATRIHQLEYEHFPTTINKLLSE
- the rnc gene encoding ribonuclease III; amino-acid sequence: MNIFKKLFLNKSRTPEDGIFLKTITEIINDNPINLEIYKRAFTHRSMNKIDENGRAHNYERLEFLGDAMLGLIIAAHLFETVPTGDEGYLTKMRSKIVSRENLNALGKSLHLVDHVKSKVVASQFSENIHGNLFEALVGAIYLDLGYQRCKTFIQEKVIVPYVDIEKLEGKIISYKSLLIEWCQKQKKSFFYEVFEDTGNEAVKYFGVKLKIDNEIVARARATSKKKAEEIASKRAYFVLQDIIEPPSH
- a CDS encoding acyl carrier protein, with the protein product MSDIASRVKAIIVDKLGVDENEVVAEASFTNDLGADSLDTVELIMEFEKEFDIQIPDDQAENIATVGQAISYIEEAKK
- a CDS encoding IPExxxVDY family protein, translated to MAVSILDIDDFGSDDFNIIALHTSLEDYKLAYLVNKYGQLNLEKELIPLTLSKFATHTNFDFFKFEDKNERIVWSLIANKSVIESEPRIDSDINLVLTNTYSDIVLIPEYDTVDYFIKVEEALLPETVQQFISKLNVIKELDAIYELDKNTLVSINNLLF